A single Cannabis sativa cultivar Pink pepper isolate KNU-18-1 chromosome 7, ASM2916894v1, whole genome shotgun sequence DNA region contains:
- the LOC115697613 gene encoding putative disease resistance protein At3g14460, whose translation MEEVGYEYFHDLVSMSFFTKIKTTKTGKFIFVMHDLIVDLARTISGKYNCLFEENDDIDRLEKKTRHLGCDMEIYIDNKISNYDFETTRLQTFLTFDSRYSEINISKEVVQNLLSMLKCLRVLSFRGLHITKLSDSIGELKHLRYLDISGTKIVMLPKSITKLYNLQTLKLEDCDQLETLPKDMHHLINLRHLVVSGGSLVEMPSQICKLRNLQMLTTFVVGKNSGAKIEELVELQSLHGELSIMKLENVVIITKASDQVNVLDKKQLEILCLAWSFNDVFVDPKHGEGVLKILSPSTMLKQLKILNYPGSKFPNWVGNDSFSNIVEGLMVVSVVPFYHPLGNFLC comes from the coding sequence ATGGAAGAAGTTGGCTATGAGTATTTTCATGATTTAGTATCTATGTCATTTTTTACAAAGATAAAGACTACCAAGACAGGTAAATTCATTTTTGTCATGCATGATCTTATAGTTGATTTGGCTAGAACTATTTCCGGAAAATATAATTGTTTGTTCGAGGAAAATGATGACATTGATAGGCTTGAGAAGAAGACACGTCACCTTGGATGTGACATggaaatttatattgataacaaAATATCTAATTATGATTTTGAAACTACTCGTTTGCAAACCTTTTTAACATTTGATTCAAGATATTCTGAAATCAATATTTCTAAGGAAGTAGTGCAGAATCTGCTATCGATGTTGAAATGTTTGAGAGTATTATCTTTTCGTGGCCTTCATATAACTAAGTTATCTGATTCAATCGGTGAACTAAAACATCTTCGCTATTTAGATATTTCTGGCACCAAGATTGTGATGTTGCCCAAATCTATAACTAAATTGTACAATTTGCAAACGTTGAAATTAGAAGATTGTGATCAACTTGAAACTTTGCCTAAAGATATGCATCATCTCATTAATTTAAGACATCTCGTTGTTAGTGGAGGTAGCCTAGTTGAGATGCCAAGCCAAATATGTAAATTAAGAAATCTCCAAATGTTGACAACTTTTGTTGTGGGAAAGAATAGTGGTGCTAAAATAGAAGAGTTAGTAGAACTTCAAAGTCTACATGGGGAGCTTTCCATCATGAAGTTAGAAAATGTGGTCATTATTACAAAAGCATCAGATCAAGTTAATGTATTGGATAAGAAGCAACTTGAGATATTGTGTTTGGCATGGAGTTTTAATGATGTTTTTGTTGATCCAAAACATGGAGAGGGTGTGCTCAAAATCCTTTCACCAAGCACAATGTTGAAGCAACTCAAAATTCTTAATTACCCAGGCTCAAAATTTCCGAATTGGGTCGGGAATGATTCGTTTAGCAACATTGTTGAAGGGTTGATGGTTGTGAGCGTTGTTCCATTTTACCACCCTTTGGGCAACTTTCTTTGCTAA
- the LOC133029182 gene encoding putative disease resistance protein At3g14460: protein MVEAEFYGNSSVKKPFSSLETLRFENMPSWEQWHSMQTEEAATYGKLKTLEIFNCPKLVGDLPRFFPSLADIRIEGDKKCELLSLPRSCIRKMSSHHLANLVMDVSSTLPPLYPPLQKLQLLSCGSSFRSLNMDLFPNLKTLSIGNNHYFEALSMSDGKSLEELTYLHIEHCGSFVSFPNGGLIAPKLIEFVINYCLKLKWLPKKMTSLSALNDFEVIDCPLMEPFPEDEGGLPVSLSRLRISYDVLLRMKWNWQTLSHLTILHILGNKEDMEPFPEEGLLPTTITCLSIMSFAKLISLDKNGLRQLTSLKKLEILDCPELETLSEEGFPTSLTSLEIDDCPLVKKKYDPESGNEEYWANISHIPNVQFETSIADDRGDFTTSNK from the exons ATGGTGGAAGCTGAGTTTTATGGGAATAGTTCTGTCAAGAAGCCATTTTCATCATTGGAAACATTGAGATTTGAGAACATGCCATCATGGGAGCAATGGCATTCAATGCAAACTGAAGAGGCAGCGACATATGGGAAGCTCAAAAcacttgaaatttttaattgtcCGAAGCTTGTTGGAGATTTGCCTCGCTTCTTTCCTTCATTAGCGGATATTAGAATTGAAGGAGACAAGAAATGTGAATTATTAAGTCTCCCAAGATCATGTATCAGGAAAATGAGTAGTCATCACCTAGCGAATTTGGTAATGGATGTTTCTTCCACTCTCCCTCCACTCTACCCTCCTCTTCAGAAGCTTCAATTGTTGTCTTGTGGATCATCGTTTAGATCCCTCAATATGGATTTATTCCCCAATCTCAAAACTCTTTCAATTGGTAACAACCACTATTTTGAAGCTCTTTCAATGTCTGATGGGAAATCTCTTGAGGAACTAACATATTTACATATCGAGCATTGTGGTAGTTTTGTATCATTCCCAAATGGTGGACTTATTGCTCCGAAGCTGATTGAGTTTGTCATTAATTATTGCCTTAAATTGAAGTGGTTGCCTAAAAAGATGACTTCCCTCTCAGCTTTGAATGATTTTGAAGTCATAGATTGTCCGTTGATGGAGCCTTTTCCTGAAGATGAAGGTGGTCTGCCTGTTAGTTTGTCAAGACTTCGAATATCCTATGATGTATTATTGAGGATGAAATGGAATTGGCAAACACTATCCCATCttaccattcttcatattcttgGTAATAAAGAAGATATGGAACCATTTCCGGAGGAAGGGCTGCTGCCAACCACTATTACCTGTCTTAGTATTATGTCATTTGCGAAACTTATAAGCCTGGACAAAAATGGACTTAGACAACTCACCTCCTTGAAAAAACTTGAGATCTTGGATTGCCCTGAGTTGGAGACATTGTCAGAAGAAGGGTTCCCAACCTCCCTCACCTCTTTGGAGATAGATGATTGTCCTCTGGTGAAGAAAAAATATGACCCGGAGAGTGGGAATGAAGAGTACTGGGCCAACATTAGTCACATACCCAATGTCCAGTTTG AGACTAGTATTGCAGATGATAGAGGAGATTTCACAACCTCAAACAAGTAA